Proteins encoded together in one Sylvia atricapilla isolate bSylAtr1 chromosome 2, bSylAtr1.pri, whole genome shotgun sequence window:
- the LAG3 gene encoding lymphocyte activation gene 3 protein, whose translation MTPVSLVLFLTFTLLPFTAGYIAPGLSKGTIREQKVWVREGSSAVLPCHLSPRKTRGSSKQLPDKISVLWRRHGGSVHQEPHVVLEVGDSGLQKTALCMKPRVSLQDSAWRNGNFSLRIAPVRSEDVGLYEAQVTYKTEVHSCHVELGVITVTLNPPSPVIGNELLLMSCNSSHRASLVEACWFHNEHLGPTSRTICSFSRTLSIFYPAMSHAGSWRCQLRYSDKEIISATFNLQILGFEGPANPVVYAAAGSAADLPCSLSYLPSAFGMRVVAAHWSHLAGGHLQKWDISQNVSSRSFPLHLPVVGPGDAGQYRCAVSVGHGTISRNVTLAVVTVTPSIQGPVSEGNRLLLICSLTHSQGHERFQWTHLDSAPTKSKLAVASSHHLEGHSSWMRPTLEIPQVSQKDTGTWECSVHGPEGRLGAVEYDLQITGAQVSSAPSILSGQVTFGLTLTLFFLLAICVVALALQKRAQTPAFPALEGMFAVTVPGKSVEENQKGKIQQTEC comes from the exons ATGACACCAGTGTCCCTGGTGCTGTTCCTCACCTTCACTCTGCTGCCTTTCACTG CTGGCTACATTGCACCAGGATTATCGAAGGGGACAATCAGGGAGCAAAAAGTGTGGGTCAGAGAGGGGAGTTCAGCCGTGCTGCCCTGCCACCTGAGCCCCAGAAAGACGAGGGGGAGTTCAAAGCAGCTGCCTGACAAGATATCTGTGCTGTGGAGGCGGCATGGGGGAAG TGTGCACCAGGAGCCACACGTGGTGCTGGAAGTTGGGGACTCGGGTCTCCAGAAGACAGCGCTGTGCATGAAGCCCCGGGTGTCACTCCAGGACTCCGCCTGGCGCAATGGCAACTTCTCCCTGCGGATCGCCCCGGTGCGCAGTGAGGACGTTGGGCTGTATGAGGCACAGGTGACATACAAGACAGAGGTCCACAGCTGCCACGTGGAGCTGGGGGTGATCACAG TAACCCTCAACCCACCCAGTCCTGTGATAGGAAATGAGCTGCTCTTGATGAGCTGCAACTCCAGCCACCGGGCCAGCCTTGTGGAGGCATGCTGGTTCCACAATGAGCACCTGGGCCCCACCTCCAGGACcatctgctccttctccaggaCTCTCTCCATCTTCTATCCAGCCATGAGTCATGCGGGCTCATGGCGCTGCCAGCTTCGGTACTCTGACAAGGAGATAATTTCTGCCACATTCAACCTGCAAATTCTAG GTTTTGAGGGCCCAGCCAACCCTGTGGTCTATgcagcagctggctctgcagcCGATCTACCGTGCAGCCTGAGCTACCTTCCCAGTGCCTTTGGGATGAGAGTGGTGGCAGCCCACTGGAGCCACCTTGCAGGAGGGCATTTGCAAAAGTGGGACATTTCCCAGAACGTGAGCAGCAGAAGCTTCCCCCTGCATCTCCCCGTGGTGGGGCCAGGCGATGCAGGGCAGTACCGCTGCGCTGTCTCTGTGGGACACGGGACAATCAGCAGGAACGTGACCTTGGCTGTGGTTACAG TGACTCCGAGCATCCAAGGACCAGTTTCTGAGGGGAATCGTTTGCTGCTCATCTGCAGCCTCACACACTCCCAGGGACACGAGCGTTTCCAGTGGACGCACCTTGACTCAGCCCCCACTAAGAGCAAGCTGGCTGTGGCTTCTTCTCATCACTTGGAGGGCCACAGTTCCTGGATGAGACCTACCTTGGAAATACCCCAAGTGTCCCAAAAAGACACGGGCACCTGGGAATGCAGTGTGCATGGCCCAGAAGGCAGACTGGGAGCAGTGGAGTATGACCTGCAGATCACAG GTGCCCAGGTCTCCAGTGCTCCCTCTATCTTAAGTGGCCAGGTTACTTTTGGGCTCACACTCACCCTCTTCTTCCTGCTTGCCATTTGTGTTGTGGCTCTGGCCCTACAAAAAAGG GCGCAGactcctgccttcccagcacTGGAAGGGATGTTTGCAGTCACTGTGCCAGGGAAGTCCGtggaggaaaaccagaaaggGAAGATCCAGCAAACAGAGTGCTGA